The following proteins are co-located in the Manihot esculenta cultivar AM560-2 chromosome 9, M.esculenta_v8, whole genome shotgun sequence genome:
- the LOC110623225 gene encoding uncharacterized protein LOC110623225, whose protein sequence is MTAKLEMLGHDEAQIRKIGPKLQKGPIRGFKPPAGLEAVQTHLDALMSKVFLTTLTGPARAWFNILESGRIRNFIDLTNVFISRFIAGVPVERKMSYLETVQQRWNESLREYVAKFNSKALHIPELDERRVVEVMQKGTTSLEFFGSLCTKPPTTLSELMKRVEKYIRQDDAFTTSQFARDDRDRGRAEDDRRQDRLERR, encoded by the exons ATGACAGCTAAGCTCGAAATGCTTGGGCATGATGAAGCCCAAATTAGAAAGATTGGGCCTAAGCTTCAAAAGGGTCCAATACGCGGCTTTAAACCTCCTGCGGGACTAGAGGCTGTCCAG ACTCATTTGGATGCCTTGATGTCTAAGGTCTTTCTGACCACCCTAACAGGACCAGCTAGGGCGTGGTTCAATATCTTAGAGTCAGGGAGAATTAGGAATTTCATAGACCTGACCAACGTATTTATTAGTAGATTCATTGCTGGAGTTCCCGTGGAGAGAAAGATGAGCTACTTAGAGACCGTCCAACAAAGGTGGAATGAATCTCTGAGAGAATATGTTGCCAAGTTCAACTCAAAAGCTTTACATATACCTGAACTGGATGAGAGAAGGGTAGTAGAGGTCATGCAGAAAGGCACGACCTCTCTAGAATTCTTTGGGTCGTTGTGCACAAAGCCACCCACCACCTTGTCAGAGTTAATGAAGAGAGTTGAAAAGTATATAAGACAAGATGATGCCTTCACAACCAGCCAGTTTGCCAGGGATGACAGAGATAGGGGAAGAGCAGAGGATGACAGAAGGCAAGATAGGCTGGAGAGAAGGTAG